Within Schumannella luteola, the genomic segment CACGATGGACTCAATGCGGATTCAGTCCAGCGGGTCTGAGGTTGCGGCTTACGTCTGCCGTGATGTCTCAACGACGGACGTGATCGGTCCGGACGGCGTCTCGATTGTTAGAGCCGACAGGCTCACGCGCCTCCCGCTTCAGGTGGTCTTCGAGGAAACTCGTGACGGTCTTCGTTTAACCGAAAGCAAGACATGGTCTGGCAAAGACTTCTGCTAGCCGTGGCCCTTGTAAGCGCGGCGATGGTCGCGCCGGCCGTTTCTGCCTCCGCCTCCGACACCGGCTGTGTATCGCAGGGAGCCCTCGTGGGTAGCTGCGTCAACGATGACGGCGTAGCCCTCGGAGCTACCAGACCCGGGGCTGGCGGGCCCAGTCGAAATCAGACCCCCGGGAGCAGCGACAGAGGGGGATCTGGCGGCGGTGGGACGACGAGTGGAGGCGGTGGGGGAGCACCCGCTTTGCCCGCTTGCCAGGACCAGCTCTGCGACTCGCTCGCGCTCGAGGCGGCGAACGGCGGACCGATCACGGTCAGCGATATCGCCACGTTCATCCCGCAGAAGCCGACGGCGCGCACCGAGCCGAACGGCTGGGGAGTGCGCGGGCTCGACACGAACTTCGTGGGATCCGCATCCACTCACACCGTGACCGGCACGCTGCTCGGCGCGACCGCGCAGGTGCGCTTCGCGCCCACGGGCTACCGCTTCGACTACGGCGACGGCAGCGAGGTGCGGGCGACGAAGACGGGTGGCGCGACCTGGGCGAAGCAGGGGCTGCGCGCCTTCGATCCGACGCCGACCAGTCACGTCTACCGGGCCAAGGGCACGTTCACGGCGACCGTCTCGGTCGTCTACCGCGCCGAGTACTGGGTCGACGGCATGCCCGACTGGGTCGCCGTGCAGGGCACGCTGACGATCGCCGCCGACGCACCCCTGAGCATCCGCATCGCCGACGCGAAGACCGTGCTCGTCGACAAGGACTGCCGGCAGAACCCGACCGGCCCCGGCTGCGGTCCCTGACGCCGGAAGGTGCGTGAAACGCCGCGCCTACAGCGCCGGCGGGTTGATCGTGATGAGCAGGATCCCCGCCCACTGGCACAGGAACGCGATCACCGTGCAGCTGTGGAACATCTCGTGGAAGCCGAAGACGCCCGGCACCGGGTTCGGCCGCTTCGTGCCGTAGAAGATCGCGCCCGTCGTGTAGGCGGCGCCGCCGACGAGGATCAGCACCATCGTCGCCACGTTCGCGTTCACCAGATCGACGACGTAGAGCATGGCCGCCCATCCGAGCGCCAGGTACAGCGGCACGTACAGCCAGCGCGGCGCACTCAGCCAGAAGATGCGGAAGCCGATGCCGAGCAGCGCGCCGCCCCACACGATCGACAGCAGCACCACCGCCTTGCCGGTGGGCAGACAGCACACCGCGATCGGCGTGTAGGTGCCGGCGATCAGCAGGAAGATGTTCGAGTGATCCAGGCGCCGGAACAGCGCCTTCACCTTCGGGCTCCAGTTGATGCGGTGATACGTCGCGCTGATGCCGAACAACAGCAGCGACGAGAGCATGAACACCGCGGCGGCGGCACGAGCCGCCGTATTGGCGGCGACGAGCATCAGCACGATTCCCAGCACGATCGCCAGCGGGAAGGTCGCCAGGTGGATCCAGCCGCGCCACGTCGGCTTCACGTCGCCAGCGGCCGGCGGGTGCTCGATGGCGTCGGCGACCAGGGGGATGTGGTCGCGCTCGAGGTCGGCCGGTGGCGTCATGGCCCGATACTAGGCCCGCGCCACCCAGCGGCTCTGAGTGAACGGTGGACTAGCGTTGGCGCGTGAGTGAGCGGCGCGAGACCGGGGGCAGCGGACTGCTCTACGGGCTGTACCAGTCCCGGCTGCGGCGGGGGCTGCAAGGGCGGCAGCTGCCGCAGCACGTCGCCATGATCATCGACGGCAACCGCCGCTGGGCACGACTCCGCGCCCTCGAGACGGCTGCGCACGGCCACCGCGCCGGCGCCGCGAAGATGCACGAGTTCCTGCGCTGGTGCGACGACCTCGGCATCCGCGTCGTCACGCTCTACCTGCTGTCGACCGACAACCTGAAGAGCCGGCAGAGCGCCGAGCTCGACCAGCTCGTCGACATCATCGCCGGCCTCGCCGACGACATCTCGCGCGAGCCCACCTGGAAGGTGCAGCACGTCGGCGCCTCCGACGGGCTGCCCGATTCGCTCGTCGAGTCGCTGCAGCAGGCCGAGCAGCGTACCGCCGACCACACCGGGCTGCACGTCAATCTCGCCGTCGGCTACGGCGGCCGCCGCGAGATCGCGGACGCCATGCGCAGCATCGTCGAGAAGCACAACGCCGGCGGCGGCACCCTCGACGACCTCGCCGGGCTGCTGACCCCCGAGACGATCGGCGAGCACCTCTACACG encodes:
- the trhA gene encoding PAQR family membrane homeostasis protein TrhA, whose product is MTPPADLERDHIPLVADAIEHPPAAGDVKPTWRGWIHLATFPLAIVLGIVLMLVAANTAARAAAAVFMLSSLLLFGISATYHRINWSPKVKALFRRLDHSNIFLLIAGTYTPIAVCCLPTGKAVVLLSIVWGGALLGIGFRIFWLSAPRWLYVPLYLALGWAAMLYVVDLVNANVATMVLILVGGAAYTTGAIFYGTKRPNPVPGVFGFHEMFHSCTVIAFLCQWAGILLITINPPAL
- a CDS encoding isoprenyl transferase yields the protein MSERRETGGSGLLYGLYQSRLRRGLQGRQLPQHVAMIIDGNRRWARLRALETAAHGHRAGAAKMHEFLRWCDDLGIRVVTLYLLSTDNLKSRQSAELDQLVDIIAGLADDISREPTWKVQHVGASDGLPDSLVESLQQAEQRTADHTGLHVNLAVGYGGRREIADAMRSIVEKHNAGGGTLDDLAGLLTPETIGEHLYTQGQPDPDLIIRTSGEQRLSDFMLWQSAHSEFYFVEALGPDLREVDFLRAVRDYASRHRRFGQ